In Risungbinella massiliensis, a single window of DNA contains:
- a CDS encoding transporter substrate-binding domain-containing protein — translation MKKKTGLIISLLFLLSMVATACTVETPTPKGDLLDQVKERGTLIVGTEGTYKPFTFHDEKTNQLTGYDVEVAQEIGKRMGVKVEFQEIPWDGMLTSLQTKKIDMVANQVGVKPERQEKFDFSKPYAVSYAQIVVHQDNQDIKEIEDIKNKKAGQTPTSNYGQLAVQKGAEIISYEDMMSAFRDVAAKRVDLSLNDRLAIAEALKNSKLPLKTVGEQIDRSESAFPIPKGNPKLLAEINKALDSMRADGTLAKISQKYFGEDIST, via the coding sequence ATGAAGAAAAAAACAGGTCTAATTATTTCCCTACTCTTCTTACTTTCGATGGTGGCAACTGCTTGTACTGTAGAGACTCCTACTCCAAAAGGAGACCTCCTCGATCAAGTAAAAGAACGTGGAACTTTGATTGTAGGAACAGAAGGAACATATAAACCTTTTACTTTTCATGATGAAAAAACAAACCAATTGACTGGCTATGATGTGGAGGTAGCTCAAGAGATTGGGAAGCGAATGGGTGTGAAAGTAGAGTTTCAAGAAATTCCTTGGGATGGGATGCTAACTAGCCTTCAGACCAAAAAGATTGATATGGTGGCAAACCAAGTAGGAGTAAAGCCAGAGCGCCAAGAAAAATTTGACTTCTCCAAACCATACGCAGTTTCGTATGCCCAAATCGTGGTGCATCAAGACAACCAAGATATTAAAGAGATTGAAGATATCAAGAACAAAAAAGCGGGACAGACTCCAACTAGTAACTATGGTCAATTGGCTGTGCAAAAAGGCGCAGAGATCATCTCCTATGAAGATATGATGAGTGCATTCCGTGATGTGGCAGCGAAACGAGTTGATTTGTCTTTGAATGATCGACTAGCGATTGCAGAAGCACTAAAAAACTCTAAACTTCCACTAAAAACCGTAGGTGAACAGATCGATCGTTCCGAATCAGCTTTCCCTATTCCAAAAGGGAATCCGAAACTGTTAGCTGAGATTAATAAGGCATTAGATAGTATGAGAGCAGATGGAACACTAGCGAAAATCTCTCAGAAATATTTTGGAGAGGACATTTCAACATAA
- the zwf gene encoding glucose-6-phosphate dehydrogenase — protein sequence MSILNQSEPFTLVLFGATGDLAKRKLFPAIYNLYLSNLLPDQFTVIGASRTPRTNDQFREAVHNSIQEFSRNKIHDEKKFAHFLESFFYSSTDINDVATYQEILSICNDREPKDIPANRLFYLSVGPELFGRVATNLNQTGLTNTTGWKRLIIEKPFGYNYDSAQELNVEIKKTFTEEETYRIDHYLGKEMVQNIEVIRFANAFLEPLWNHQYIENIQISASETVGVEERSGYYDEAGALRDMVQNHMLQLLMMVAMEPPSRFDETSIHEEKTKVLRAIRRVPKEQMAEYVVRGQYGEGKIKGKSLPAYRQEKNIPESSTTETYVALKFMIDNHRWAGVPFYIRTGKRMPMKATEIVVQFKELPQNLYSRDTKGLGPNLLVIRINPNEGVHLFMNTKRPGTFQQMKPVTLHYQDESNEIPEAYESLIQDAIVGDRTFFTHQDEVSHAWEITDPIYEAFQENIVSLSSYPSGSWGPVAADQLLASQEDHWWAVGDLEMQLKAIYDHEKEKEGIVK from the coding sequence GTGTCAATTCTAAACCAGTCCGAGCCGTTTACACTGGTCTTATTTGGAGCAACGGGTGACTTAGCAAAGCGGAAGCTATTTCCTGCCATTTATAATCTATACTTATCCAATTTACTACCAGATCAATTTACTGTGATTGGAGCGAGTCGCACCCCTCGTACGAATGATCAATTTCGGGAAGCGGTACATAATTCGATTCAAGAGTTTTCTCGTAATAAAATTCACGATGAAAAGAAGTTTGCTCATTTTCTAGAATCCTTTTTTTATAGCTCAACTGATATTAATGATGTTGCGACATACCAGGAGATTTTGTCCATATGTAACGATCGTGAACCAAAAGATATTCCTGCAAATCGCCTCTTTTATTTATCGGTTGGTCCTGAATTATTTGGTCGTGTTGCCACCAATCTTAACCAAACCGGTTTGACCAATACGACTGGATGGAAACGATTAATTATTGAAAAACCATTTGGATATAACTACGACTCTGCCCAAGAGTTAAATGTGGAAATTAAGAAAACGTTTACGGAAGAAGAAACGTATCGAATCGACCATTATCTCGGGAAAGAGATGGTTCAGAATATCGAAGTAATCCGATTTGCCAATGCCTTTTTAGAGCCGTTGTGGAATCATCAATATATTGAGAACATCCAAATCTCGGCAAGTGAAACGGTTGGGGTAGAGGAACGTTCTGGCTATTACGATGAGGCAGGGGCACTTCGGGATATGGTACAAAATCATATGTTGCAGCTATTGATGATGGTTGCGATGGAGCCACCGAGCCGTTTTGATGAAACTTCGATTCATGAAGAAAAGACAAAGGTGCTACGTGCGATTCGTCGTGTTCCAAAAGAGCAGATGGCGGAGTATGTAGTACGCGGTCAATATGGAGAAGGCAAGATCAAGGGGAAATCTCTGCCTGCGTACCGTCAAGAGAAAAACATCCCAGAAAGTTCCACGACCGAAACATATGTGGCACTTAAATTTATGATAGACAATCATCGCTGGGCAGGTGTTCCTTTCTACATTCGGACAGGAAAAAGAATGCCGATGAAGGCAACCGAAATTGTGGTACAGTTTAAAGAGTTACCCCAAAATCTTTATTCTCGTGATACGAAGGGATTGGGGCCTAACTTACTAGTGATTCGGATCAACCCAAATGAAGGTGTTCATCTCTTTATGAACACGAAACGACCTGGAACTTTCCAACAGATGAAACCGGTTACCCTTCATTATCAAGATGAATCGAATGAAATTCCAGAGGCATATGAATCCTTGATTCAAGATGCGATAGTAGGAGATCGGACGTTTTTTACTCATCAGGATGAAGTTTCCCATGCTTGGGAGATTACCGACCCAATTTATGAAGCGTTCCAAGAAAATATTGTTTCACTCTCAAGCTATCCAAGTGGGAGTTGGGGACCAGTGGCGGCAGATCAACTCTTGGCATCACAAGAAGATCATTGGTGGGCAGTCGGTGATCTAGAGATGCAACTTAAAGCGATATACGATCATGAAAAAGAGAAAGAAGGCATTGTCAAATGA
- a CDS encoding ABC transporter ATP-binding protein, with the protein MRVFRDLFWFFRQEKKSYLWGISILVFLDLAFMIPPFAAQEVIDAIVKGKMENSLLIQWSIVILIIAVVGYAFSYVWRILLFGAANKLGMVVRKQLYDHYLRMSPRFFMEHRTGDLMAHATNDVQAVMLTAREGILMLVDSLVMGCLVVGIMFYIDWQIALVAIIPFPILAYLSNLYGAWIHERYDKAQAAFSHMSEKVQENITGMRVIKAFGQEKAESKEFKQILADVVEKNRRVTKVDALYEPTIIMLVGLSFLLSVGFGSWKVWHGELTLGQLTQFNLYLGMLIWPMFAFGYLFNILEKGKASYDRITKLLAIQPEIQDDSTELETKPKGELRFEIKSFRYPDKEIATLEDIRFCLRPGQTLGIVGKTGSGKTTILRLLMREFQDPKASVFWGDHDISHFPLQKLRSELGYVPQDHVLFSATIRENIAFGKPGATNEEVEEYAKLAHIHEDILHFADGYETEVGERGVTLSGGQKQRISIARALLLHPEVLLLDDSLSAVDAQTEHDILEQLRTKREGRTTIITAHRLSAVEHADLILVLEDGKCIERGTHQELWGLNGWYRQTYEQQQLEKLVESGGIA; encoded by the coding sequence TTGAGAGTTTTTCGAGATTTATTTTGGTTTTTTCGCCAAGAAAAGAAGAGCTATCTTTGGGGGATCTCCATCCTTGTCTTTCTAGACCTGGCTTTTATGATTCCTCCTTTTGCAGCTCAAGAGGTGATCGATGCCATCGTAAAAGGGAAGATGGAGAATTCTTTATTAATTCAGTGGTCGATCGTCATTCTCATTATTGCCGTTGTAGGTTATGCATTTAGTTATGTTTGGCGAATTCTCCTTTTTGGAGCTGCTAATAAACTGGGGATGGTTGTACGAAAACAGTTGTATGACCACTATCTCCGAATGTCGCCACGTTTTTTTATGGAGCATCGAACAGGAGATTTGATGGCTCATGCGACCAACGATGTGCAGGCTGTGATGCTTACGGCACGTGAGGGCATTCTCATGCTGGTTGATTCGTTAGTGATGGGATGTTTAGTAGTAGGCATTATGTTTTATATTGACTGGCAAATAGCTTTGGTTGCGATTATTCCTTTCCCAATTCTTGCCTACTTATCGAATCTTTATGGAGCATGGATTCATGAACGTTATGACAAAGCCCAAGCTGCTTTTTCTCATATGAGCGAAAAAGTTCAAGAGAATATTACTGGTATGAGAGTGATCAAAGCGTTTGGTCAGGAGAAAGCAGAGAGCAAGGAATTCAAGCAAATCTTAGCCGATGTAGTAGAGAAAAATCGTAGAGTCACCAAAGTGGATGCACTCTATGAGCCTACTATTATTATGCTAGTGGGACTCTCCTTTCTCCTATCTGTTGGATTTGGTTCGTGGAAAGTTTGGCATGGAGAGTTAACTCTTGGTCAATTAACTCAATTTAACCTATATCTTGGAATGTTGATCTGGCCGATGTTTGCTTTTGGTTATCTCTTTAATATTTTAGAAAAAGGAAAAGCCTCCTATGATCGAATCACCAAGCTACTAGCAATTCAACCTGAAATCCAAGATGATTCAACCGAGTTGGAAACTAAACCAAAAGGGGAGCTTCGTTTTGAAATAAAGTCTTTTCGTTATCCAGACAAAGAGATCGCAACATTAGAAGACATTCGTTTTTGTTTACGACCTGGCCAGACATTAGGGATCGTAGGGAAGACCGGAAGTGGAAAAACAACGATTTTGCGATTATTGATGAGAGAATTTCAAGATCCCAAAGCTTCTGTTTTTTGGGGGGATCATGATATAAGTCATTTTCCATTACAAAAATTACGTAGTGAGCTTGGCTATGTTCCACAAGATCATGTGTTGTTCTCTGCTACAATCCGAGAGAATATCGCTTTTGGGAAGCCGGGAGCAACTAACGAAGAAGTCGAAGAGTATGCGAAATTGGCTCATATTCATGAGGATATTCTTCATTTTGCAGACGGATATGAGACAGAGGTTGGAGAGCGTGGTGTTACCTTGTCCGGTGGACAGAAGCAGCGGATCTCCATCGCTCGGGCACTGCTCCTCCATCCAGAGGTACTACTCTTAGACGACTCACTCTCAGCAGTCGATGCCCAGACAGAACATGACATTTTGGAACAGCTTCGTACCAAAAGAGAAGGTAGAACTACCATTATTACAGCCCACCGTTTAAGTGCGGTAGAACATGCGGATCTGATCTTGGTCTTGGAAGACGGAAAATGTATTGAACGAGGTACCCATCAGGAGTTATGGGGTTTAAATGGTTGGTACCGTCAAACGTATGAACAGCAACAGCTAGAAAAGCTGGTAGAAAGCGGGGGAATCGCTTGA
- the typA gene encoding translational GTPase TypA, with protein MKPEQIRNIAIIAHVDHGKTTLVDSMLKQSRVFRENQQVDERVMDSNALERERGITILSKNTAIEYKGIKINIVDTPGHADFGGEVERVMNMVDGVLLLVDSVEGPMPQTKFVLRKALEKGHKVILVINKIDRANARPEYVVNKTYDLFIDLGADDEQIEFPIIYASGLSGTAGTEPDQLTENMEPLFEEILSYVPSPSVDPEGPTQIQATLLGYDDYKGQIVIGRLERGSIKKNQSLALLSADGSKKMVRAGQVYTHQGLGRSEAEEVFAGDIIAISGHGEAGIGDTLCDPEHLDALPAITVEEPTLRMTFGVNTSPFAGQDGEFLTSRKIRERLYREAEKDVALRVEDTDSADNFMVSGRGELHLGILIENMRREGYEFQVSKPEVIIREINGKKHEPVETVEIEVSSEAQGAVVELLGRRKGQLQDMTVLENGNIHFSYLVPSRGLLGFRQQLLTATKGEAIMNSLLAGYEPFAGAIDNHDFGSLVAWETGTATTYALHAAQDRGHLYISPGTEVYEGMVVGEHIRENDLEVNVCKKKHLTSIRSATKEEALRLDTPRQMSIDEAIEILKDDELLEVTPATFRLRKKYLAKNERAKMAKDKKYKAERA; from the coding sequence ATGAAACCAGAACAAATCCGTAATATTGCGATTATCGCACACGTAGACCACGGCAAAACAACGTTGGTCGACTCGATGCTAAAACAAAGCCGCGTGTTCCGTGAAAACCAACAAGTAGACGAGCGCGTAATGGATTCCAACGCATTGGAGCGAGAGCGTGGAATCACGATTCTCTCCAAGAACACGGCGATTGAGTATAAAGGAATCAAGATTAATATTGTAGATACTCCTGGTCACGCTGACTTTGGAGGAGAAGTAGAACGCGTTATGAATATGGTAGATGGCGTTCTTCTTTTGGTTGATTCCGTTGAAGGACCGATGCCACAGACCAAATTTGTACTGCGCAAAGCACTGGAAAAAGGTCACAAAGTAATACTGGTGATCAACAAGATCGACCGTGCCAATGCTCGTCCTGAGTATGTGGTGAATAAAACATATGACCTCTTTATTGACCTCGGAGCAGATGATGAGCAAATTGAATTCCCTATCATCTATGCTAGTGGTTTGAGTGGTACAGCTGGTACTGAGCCAGATCAACTTACAGAGAACATGGAGCCTCTTTTTGAAGAGATCCTTTCCTATGTTCCATCTCCATCTGTGGATCCAGAAGGACCTACCCAGATCCAAGCAACTCTCTTAGGCTACGATGATTACAAAGGGCAGATTGTCATTGGACGTCTAGAGCGAGGTAGCATCAAAAAGAACCAATCCCTAGCACTGCTCTCCGCAGATGGTAGTAAAAAAATGGTTCGTGCTGGACAAGTATACACCCACCAAGGCTTAGGACGTTCGGAAGCAGAGGAAGTCTTTGCAGGAGATATTATCGCCATCTCTGGTCATGGTGAAGCAGGAATCGGGGATACCCTCTGTGATCCAGAACACTTGGATGCACTGCCTGCGATCACCGTGGAAGAACCAACTCTTCGGATGACGTTTGGGGTAAACACTAGTCCATTTGCCGGCCAAGACGGAGAATTCCTCACCAGCCGCAAAATTCGGGAACGACTTTATCGTGAAGCTGAGAAAGATGTGGCGCTTCGTGTAGAGGATACCGATTCAGCCGATAACTTCATGGTCTCTGGTCGTGGTGAACTTCATCTCGGCATCCTAATCGAAAATATGCGTCGGGAAGGTTACGAGTTCCAAGTCTCCAAACCGGAAGTAATCATTCGAGAGATCAACGGCAAAAAGCACGAACCAGTCGAAACAGTCGAGATCGAAGTAAGTAGTGAAGCACAAGGTGCTGTCGTAGAACTTCTTGGACGCCGTAAAGGGCAACTACAAGATATGACCGTATTAGAGAATGGAAATATCCACTTCTCCTATCTTGTCCCTTCTCGCGGTCTGCTTGGATTCCGTCAGCAATTGCTTACTGCAACCAAAGGAGAAGCGATCATGAACAGCTTATTAGCTGGTTATGAACCATTTGCAGGTGCGATCGACAACCATGACTTTGGTTCCTTAGTCGCATGGGAAACTGGTACTGCTACCACCTATGCCCTGCATGCTGCTCAAGACCGTGGCCATCTCTACATCAGTCCTGGAACAGAAGTATACGAAGGTATGGTCGTCGGTGAGCATATCCGCGAAAATGATCTAGAAGTAAACGTATGTAAGAAGAAACATCTAACCAGTATCCGTAGCGCAACCAAAGAAGAAGCACTTCGTTTGGATACACCTCGCCAAATGAGCATCGATGAAGCAATCGAAATCTTGAAAGACGATGAGCTTCTTGAAGTTACTCCAGCTACCTTCCGTCTCCGGAAGAAATATCTGGCGAAAAACGAGCGAGCGAAAATGGCAAAAGACAAAAAATATAAAGCAGAACGTGCTTAA
- a CDS encoding ABC transporter ATP-binding protein: MEPKYRLQLLQLALQQKKMILISTTLILITTGLGLLTPWIIKTLVDDAIPSKDMDLMIWCIAGIGVVPLLSALIRSWEGILRSDVNAQMVSFLRIQLVEKLLKLSPHVTTRYQQGDLAGRVTRTCNEIGNFLLNRSTWILTNSLKCIGISIVIFYVHIELASVSLVMIPFMFYASYLWMTKIRNTSRELSEVRKDYDAYTTELVTGLKTVQMFHKERFEVSYLQRVNQKYREKQRKLEKQRTIVGNIFWSMSDSFTTAIVYSYGAWLIFQDQISLGELLAFVVYVPQLYGALDRLFDFWIDRNSIKPEIERYEEMMNFREDNVDHKEVNPDTKLIGRIEFRQVTFSYYEKETLQDISFTIEPGEFIGIVGETGSGKSTILDLLMRFYQPESGQILLDGIPIENIKLQELRSQVTLVPQDIFLWNRSLRDNLVYVSSNNNEEELAEVMKVAQIEKFIPKLPSGLETLVGDRGVKLSGGERQRIAIARALLRKPTILLMDEPTSALDSNTESALQAYLSHVFHKKTVIVVAHRLATVREADRIFVIDQGGLVECGSHEELMNHKGLYFEMYKKQMGVVTKV, encoded by the coding sequence ATGGAACCAAAATACCGTCTTCAGCTTTTACAGTTAGCATTGCAACAGAAAAAGATGATCTTGATCAGCACAACGTTGATTTTAATCACGACGGGGCTTGGTTTGCTTACCCCTTGGATTATCAAAACACTGGTCGATGATGCTATTCCAAGTAAAGACATGGATTTAATGATTTGGTGTATTGCGGGAATTGGGGTTGTCCCTTTACTTTCCGCCCTGATTCGATCGTGGGAAGGAATTTTGCGAAGCGACGTAAATGCTCAAATGGTTTCCTTTCTTCGTATACAATTGGTAGAAAAACTACTAAAGCTGTCTCCACATGTTACAACAAGATATCAACAAGGAGATTTAGCAGGTAGAGTGACAAGAACATGTAATGAAATTGGAAACTTTCTCTTAAATCGTTCTACTTGGATTTTAACCAATTCACTGAAGTGCATTGGTATCTCCATCGTGATCTTCTATGTTCACATTGAATTGGCAAGTGTATCACTTGTTATGATTCCATTCATGTTTTATGCCTCCTATCTATGGATGACCAAAATCCGTAATACAAGCCGAGAATTAAGTGAAGTTCGCAAAGATTACGATGCCTATACCACGGAATTGGTTACAGGGTTGAAAACCGTACAGATGTTTCATAAAGAGCGTTTTGAAGTTTCTTATTTACAACGAGTAAACCAGAAGTATAGAGAAAAACAACGTAAGCTTGAAAAACAACGGACAATTGTAGGGAATATTTTCTGGTCGATGTCGGATTCTTTTACAACGGCGATTGTTTATTCGTATGGAGCATGGCTGATCTTTCAAGATCAAATCTCATTAGGTGAATTACTTGCCTTTGTCGTTTATGTCCCTCAACTTTATGGGGCATTGGATCGCCTATTTGACTTTTGGATTGATCGAAATAGTATTAAACCGGAGATCGAGCGGTATGAAGAGATGATGAATTTCCGAGAAGATAATGTGGACCACAAGGAAGTAAATCCTGATACAAAATTAATAGGGAGAATCGAGTTTCGGCAGGTTACGTTTTCGTATTATGAGAAAGAAACACTGCAAGATATCTCTTTTACTATCGAGCCGGGTGAATTTATTGGGATTGTGGGTGAGACTGGTAGCGGAAAATCCACAATACTTGATCTTCTGATGCGATTCTATCAACCAGAATCTGGTCAAATCTTATTGGACGGGATTCCTATAGAAAATATTAAATTACAAGAGTTGCGAAGCCAAGTTACCCTTGTCCCGCAGGATATCTTTTTGTGGAACCGTTCGCTACGAGATAATTTAGTCTATGTATCTTCAAATAATAATGAGGAAGAACTTGCTGAAGTTATGAAAGTGGCACAGATCGAAAAATTTATTCCCAAGCTGCCGAGTGGATTGGAGACTTTAGTAGGAGACCGTGGAGTAAAACTTTCTGGTGGAGAAAGGCAACGAATCGCAATTGCTCGAGCATTATTAAGAAAACCAACTATCTTGCTCATGGATGAACCTACTTCAGCCCTCGATTCAAATACCGAATCAGCATTACAAGCTTATTTGTCTCACGTCTTTCATAAAAAAACAGTTATCGTTGTTGCTCACCGCTTGGCTACCGTCCGAGAAGCGGATCGAATTTTCGTGATAGATCAAGGGGGCTTGGTCGAGTGTGGAAGTCATGAAGAGTTGATGAATCATAAAGGATTGTATTTTGAAATGTATAAAAAACAGATGGGTGTAGTGACAAAGGTGTGA
- a CDS encoding ABC transporter ATP-binding protein, whose translation MSILRRLISYIRPYRGAFWIAFAILIFATAADMGGTYLVSYFIDHYLVPKKLDSTVIWGSIGAFILLHGIAAGFNFLQVYQFRNLANWVVRDIREKLFTRVQGYALSYFDRTPAGVIVSRITNDTENLFELYISVLSNVLYNAIYIIGIYVTLYLLDPMLATYTLFVLPLAFVLIYTYQRVTKASFQTLRQKISQMNVQLNESIQSMNIIQAFRQQKRMRERFDGLNQAHYQAAITNLRYFGLLLRPAMKFLSQLSLVLLILYFGHQSTTMTSVQVGVMYGFLTLLTRLFEPINEIMQRLTSLQQAVVSAERVFALLDHEEPAPEGNKEADAQIEEGRVEFRNVTFSYDGKTDVLHDISFVAEPGQTVALVGHTGSGKSTISQLLLRFYQPQKGEIYLDNRPLAQFADEELRNKTGYVLQEPFLFYGNIEHNIRLHQKEITRQEIQDAAEFVQAAPFIESFPNQYQEPVRERGANFSSGQRQLLSFARTMVRKPKILVLDEATASVDTETEEIIQSSLEKMRSGRTTIAIAHRLSTIQNADQILVLHRGRIVERGKHQELLAKKGLYYQMYSLQLGTEEPQQIEGMRK comes from the coding sequence TTGAGCATCCTAAGGCGTTTAATCTCGTATATCCGCCCATATCGAGGAGCATTCTGGATTGCATTTGCGATCTTAATCTTTGCTACAGCAGCTGATATGGGAGGAACTTATCTTGTATCGTATTTTATTGATCACTATTTGGTACCCAAAAAGTTAGATAGCACCGTGATTTGGGGATCTATTGGAGCATTTATTTTATTACATGGTATTGCTGCAGGTTTTAACTTTCTCCAAGTGTACCAATTTCGGAATTTAGCCAACTGGGTGGTACGTGATATTCGGGAGAAGTTGTTTACCCGAGTTCAGGGATATGCGCTCTCCTACTTTGACCGAACTCCGGCTGGTGTGATTGTTTCTCGGATTACCAATGACACGGAGAATCTGTTTGAGCTTTATATCTCTGTATTGAGCAATGTACTTTACAATGCCATCTATATTATCGGAATCTATGTAACGTTGTACCTGTTAGATCCAATGTTAGCCACCTATACTCTGTTTGTACTTCCGCTAGCCTTTGTTTTGATCTATACGTATCAGCGAGTGACGAAGGCATCATTTCAGACTTTACGTCAAAAGATCAGTCAAATGAACGTGCAGCTAAACGAATCGATCCAAAGTATGAATATCATCCAAGCGTTTCGTCAACAAAAGCGGATGCGAGAGCGGTTTGACGGGTTGAACCAAGCGCATTATCAAGCAGCAATCACCAATTTAAGGTATTTTGGACTTCTGTTGCGTCCCGCTATGAAATTTCTATCACAGCTCTCGCTAGTTCTTCTTATCCTATATTTTGGTCATCAATCTACTACTATGACAAGTGTACAGGTTGGCGTGATGTACGGATTTTTGACATTGCTTACTCGGTTATTTGAGCCAATCAATGAAATTATGCAACGACTTACCTCTTTACAACAAGCAGTTGTCTCAGCAGAACGTGTATTTGCACTTCTAGATCATGAAGAGCCAGCCCCAGAAGGGAACAAAGAGGCGGATGCTCAAATTGAAGAAGGAAGAGTAGAATTTCGTAATGTTACCTTCTCGTATGACGGAAAAACAGATGTCTTACACGATATCTCCTTTGTTGCAGAGCCCGGTCAGACTGTGGCATTAGTCGGTCATACCGGTAGTGGAAAAAGTACCATTAGCCAGCTGCTGTTACGCTTTTACCAGCCACAGAAAGGCGAAATCTACTTGGACAATCGGCCTTTAGCTCAATTTGCGGATGAGGAGCTTCGAAACAAGACAGGGTATGTCCTACAAGAGCCATTCTTGTTTTATGGAAACATTGAGCATAATATTCGACTGCATCAAAAAGAGATAACGAGACAAGAGATTCAGGATGCAGCAGAGTTTGTCCAAGCAGCCCCGTTCATTGAATCTTTCCCTAATCAGTATCAAGAGCCAGTTCGAGAACGTGGTGCCAATTTTTCTAGCGGCCAAAGACAACTTCTATCTTTTGCTCGTACGATGGTTCGAAAGCCTAAGATTTTGGTATTAGACGAAGCTACCGCCAGTGTGGATACGGAGACAGAGGAGATTATACAAAGCTCTCTGGAGAAAATGCGCAGTGGGCGAACGACGATTGCGATCGCTCATCGACTCTCCACCATTCAAAATGCAGATCAGATCCTCGTACTACATCGTGGACGGATTGTAGAGCGAGGGAAGCATCAAGAGTTGTTGGCCAAAAAAGGTTTGTATTATCAGATGTACAGCTTGCAGTTAGGAACAGAAGAACCACAGCAGATAGAGGGAATGAGAAAGTAA